AGCCAGAGCCACAGCCATAGCAGGAGCCATAGCCGCAGCCCAGGCCTCTGTAGCCACAGCCTCCATAGCCACAGCCTCTGTAGCCACAGCCTTTGTAGCCAGAGCTTCCATAGCCGCAGCCTCCATAGCCGCAGCCTCCATAGCCACAGCCTCCATAGCCACAGCCCCCATAGCCACAGCCTCCATAGCCACAGCCTCCATAGCCGCAGCCTCCATAGCCACAGCCTCCATAGCCGCAGCCTCCATAAGAGTTTCCGTAGTAGCTTCCACACATGGTGTTGGCTGTTGAGGTTGTGCTTGGctagagaaggagagaagtgtCACTTTGGTGTGGATTTCTCCCTGCAGGGGGCCTTTTATATGCCTCAGGGTTGGGGGGTGGCTCCCACACGTGCTCCTGTCATTGGCTAATTTTTTGACTCATCTAATTAATGTGTTGTTTCAAGACCAGAGCCCAATGCCTGAAGGCATTAAGGAGGCTTGCTTTAACCCCCCGAAGACCTTTAATAAGATGGTGGAGTCACACTTACAAAATTGTCTTTCATAACAAATCTTCACTTTAACATTCTATAACCAGATATCATATAATGCAGGGAACATTTTCAGTAGTTTCAATTGACTTGCTCTTGACCgcaattcttttttctctttgacctCCCCAAATTCTATTGCCCTCCATAATATAGTTTTACCTCTTGTTCTAGCCCGAGTCAAATTATGTTTTGTGGATTACGTAACAGTAATGAGATTAAAGTAGGGAACAAAGATTAAATATAGTATGAAACTAATTTGGGAGATCCTCTGTATCTCAATCAGCTCTCCTCTAATTATCAGAGGTGTG
This genomic stretch from Acinonyx jubatus isolate Ajub_Pintada_27869175 chromosome C2, VMU_Ajub_asm_v1.0, whole genome shotgun sequence harbors:
- the LOC113594432 gene encoding keratin-associated protein 21-1-like, translated to MCGSYYGNSYGGCGYGGCGYGGCGYGGCGYGGCGYGGCGYGGCGYGGCGYGGCGYGSSGYKGCGYRGCGYGGCGYRGLGCGYGSCYGCGSGCGY